From Pseudobdellovibrio exovorus JSS, a single genomic window includes:
- a CDS encoding ISL3 family transposase, with protein MHKHRYYCKDCKSTFREPVPGIWPGRRSTQRFRKAVGQAGGRMTDLATVSRFYNVSHGFTYQAYYEQVGIKLREHKSRNHWPEVLGIDEHFFRRKNRITEFCTVFTDLKKRKMFEMAHGKDFKSLTEQISELKGREHVKVVVIDMSSTYKSFAKKFFPNTVIVADKFHVLRLLTPSIMKAGKDIHGHRQELSTRRKLLCNRTNLDYFLRVEIDRYLKNHPKLNELYRWKEKLFEFYRIKGFSRAYRAFEKLTYEMSHSNLEEVQRLLRTLKRWKHEVLRYFEKGYTNAFTERMNGTAKLVQRRAFGYKSFKNYRLRTLSACLFKTF; from the coding sequence ATCCATAAACACCGCTATTACTGCAAAGACTGTAAAAGCACCTTCCGAGAACCCGTACCCGGCATCTGGCCTGGCCGCAGATCCACACAACGCTTTAGAAAAGCCGTTGGCCAAGCTGGCGGACGCATGACTGACCTTGCCACTGTCAGTAGGTTCTATAATGTCTCGCATGGCTTTACCTATCAAGCCTACTATGAACAAGTGGGGATTAAACTTCGTGAACATAAAAGCCGAAATCATTGGCCTGAGGTTTTAGGTATCGATGAGCACTTCTTCCGTCGTAAAAACCGCATCACTGAGTTCTGTACAGTCTTCACAGACTTAAAGAAACGAAAGATGTTTGAAATGGCTCATGGTAAGGATTTTAAATCATTAACCGAGCAAATCAGTGAACTCAAAGGACGTGAACACGTTAAAGTTGTGGTTATTGATATGTCTTCTACTTACAAGAGTTTTGCAAAGAAGTTCTTTCCAAATACTGTGATCGTAGCTGACAAGTTCCATGTGCTAAGACTCCTCACTCCATCTATTATGAAAGCTGGAAAAGATATCCACGGACATAGACAAGAACTCTCAACTAGAAGAAAGCTTTTATGTAATCGAACTAATTTGGATTACTTCCTACGGGTTGAGATAGATCGCTATCTTAAAAACCATCCAAAGCTTAATGAACTCTATCGCTGGAAAGAAAAGCTTTTTGAGTTCTATCGGATAAAAGGTTTTAGCAGGGCTTACAGAGCTTTCGAGAAACTCACCTATGAAATGAGTCACTCCAATTTAGAAGAAGTTCAAAGGCTTTTAAGAACGCTGAAAAGGTGGAAACACGAGGTCTTAAGATACTTTGAGAAAGGATACACAAATGCCTTCACCGAACGAATGAACGGAACCGCAAAGCTTGTACAGAGGAGGGCTTTCGGGTATAAGAGCTTTAAAAATTACCGACTGAGAACGCTAAGTGCTTGTTTATTTAAGACTTTTTGA
- a CDS encoding AAA family ATPase, which translates to MNKNMKKLPRWGDYYLSYSHKLGTEILGNQEATDAVAAILASHAERHKVKNPPLAPRVLIVAPPSSGKSYLVEQAAKLLQMPTAFANAAILSGPGYKGTDITVALKALIADAGLGGIRRAESSSIIALDEIDKIVRRKDKEYSELIQYSLLPILSAEKIVIEALVYDETNEQFSTFNSLVFAMGVFPSTQKRDWKDPETSRRTLVKVGFCEEFAGRFTHFIYLNQLRKEQIKDLVLREETSIARLYQTGAKTPNLDPSEVNTVVNKAISSRFGFRSTRSQLHQILTNKANNTICRF; encoded by the coding sequence ATGAACAAAAACATGAAAAAATTGCCTCGTTGGGGTGATTACTATTTAAGTTATTCACATAAGCTAGGGACTGAAATACTAGGAAATCAGGAAGCGACTGATGCTGTAGCTGCAATACTTGCAAGCCACGCCGAACGTCACAAGGTGAAAAATCCACCGCTTGCTCCGAGGGTTTTGATCGTCGCACCACCATCGAGTGGTAAGTCGTATTTGGTTGAGCAAGCTGCCAAGCTATTACAAATGCCTACGGCTTTTGCCAATGCTGCGATTCTATCAGGGCCAGGTTACAAGGGGACCGACATAACTGTCGCGCTCAAGGCTCTCATTGCAGATGCTGGACTTGGCGGAATTAGGAGAGCAGAGTCGTCATCAATTATTGCCCTTGATGAAATTGATAAAATAGTTCGTCGCAAAGATAAAGAGTATAGTGAATTGATTCAATACTCACTACTTCCAATTTTATCAGCCGAAAAAATTGTTATCGAAGCCTTAGTGTACGATGAAACGAATGAACAATTTTCAACATTTAACTCGTTAGTTTTTGCTATGGGGGTTTTTCCTAGTACTCAAAAAAGAGATTGGAAAGACCCTGAAACTTCAAGGCGAACACTCGTTAAAGTCGGCTTTTGCGAGGAGTTCGCTGGTCGCTTTACACATTTTATTTACTTAAACCAACTACGAAAGGAGCAAATTAAGGACTTAGTTTTGCGAGAGGAGACTAGCATCGCAAGGCTTTATCAAACTGGAGCTAAAACGCCGAACCTCGATCCCTCCGAGGTGAATACTGTCGTGAATAAGGCAATTAGCTCCAGGTTTGGGTTTCGTTCAACTAGGAGTCAGCTTCATCAAATACTTACTAACAAAGCGAATAATACAATTTGCAGATTTTAA
- a CDS encoding tyrosine-type recombinase/integrase, whose product MKRRKSTKPIWKSELIEGIGNQNTRRNYQSVLDSLEEYFRPFKGSETALQLIRFVRSEQGKGISPQTAKQRLSVLNNIVEFAKKSSVRGDNPVERSWVPKVKVDTKPKCPTKTELNNLDQVLNAQSGFLGARDNCMIGLMRFEALRVHEVSGLNHEDIKYHRDGIELKINGKGGYQTEMWLYPQSCKLINHYKKYIPADERQGPFFIPAYQLGKRLDSRSIRKRCNQLFKQAGWRKGLSCHSLRHQTAVTLLENGVPLTEVSRKLRHRFLSSTFSYYSDVPSLRNPKKINTAYK is encoded by the coding sequence ATGAAGCGTCGAAAAAGCACTAAACCTATTTGGAAGTCGGAACTGATCGAGGGCATCGGGAATCAAAACACTCGCCGAAACTACCAATCAGTCCTTGATTCACTTGAGGAATACTTTCGACCATTCAAAGGCTCGGAAACAGCCCTACAGCTTATTCGTTTTGTTCGATCCGAGCAGGGCAAGGGCATCAGTCCTCAAACAGCCAAGCAACGTTTAAGCGTTTTGAATAACATTGTTGAGTTTGCAAAAAAATCAAGCGTTCGCGGTGACAATCCAGTTGAACGAAGTTGGGTTCCAAAGGTCAAAGTCGATACAAAGCCGAAATGTCCAACCAAAACTGAGCTGAATAATTTGGATCAAGTGCTTAATGCCCAATCTGGATTTTTGGGCGCAAGGGATAATTGCATGATTGGACTCATGCGGTTTGAGGCGTTACGAGTCCATGAAGTTTCAGGACTTAACCATGAGGACATCAAATATCATCGTGACGGCATTGAACTAAAAATCAATGGTAAGGGCGGCTATCAAACTGAAATGTGGCTTTATCCTCAATCATGTAAACTCATAAATCATTACAAAAAATATATTCCTGCTGATGAACGACAAGGGCCATTTTTTATTCCAGCCTATCAACTTGGAAAAAGGCTTGATTCAAGATCCATACGAAAACGCTGCAATCAACTATTCAAACAAGCTGGATGGCGAAAAGGATTGTCGTGTCACTCACTTCGTCACCAAACAGCAGTGACCCTACTTGAAAACGGAGTCCCCTTGACCGAGGTCAGTAGAAAATTGCGTCACAGGTTTTTATCAAGTACATTTAGTTATTATAGTGATGTGCCGAGTTTGCGAAATCCTAAAAAAATAAACACAGCGTACAAGTAA
- a CDS encoding transposase yields MKKRFTDDQIIGAVKKLENGAAPKELAREMGVTQQTLYHWKKRFKGMDVVDAKRLKELEAENARLKRLVADQALDIVMLKDVNSKKW; encoded by the coding sequence ATGAAGAAAAGATTCACCGACGACCAGATCATTGGAGCCGTCAAAAAACTTGAAAATGGGGCAGCCCCAAAAGAACTTGCCCGCGAGATGGGAGTTACCCAGCAGACGCTTTACCACTGGAAAAAGAGATTTAAAGGTATGGACGTCGTGGATGCCAAGCGCCTTAAGGAGCTAGAAGCTGAAAATGCTCGCTTAAAACGACTCGTAGCCGATCAAGCTCTGGACATCGTCATGCTCAAGGATGTGAATTCAAAAAAGTGGTAA
- a CDS encoding IS3 family transposase, with amino-acid sequence MVRPKDRRTEALYLVDKYKTTKARCCRLLGLSISTLSYEPAPNGDAPVRDKLIALAGENKRFGHPRLFVLLKKEMPEVNHKRSHRIYKQSDLQLQRRKRKKLGTHPRMPPTRASEAGQVWAVDFMFDYLESGRKLKTLTIIDEYSKISPGILVEHSIRGVDVTQFLDHLAAGVYPKIIRTDQGTEFTSRAMLDWAYRHNIRLEFTRVRKPNQVIEAFNSRVRDECLNENVFFSLSDARDKIDDWHWRYNNFNPHSALGMKSPIEFAMERETMLAS; translated from the coding sequence GTGGTAAGGCCCAAAGACCGACGAACGGAGGCTCTTTATCTGGTCGATAAGTACAAGACCACAAAGGCCCGATGCTGTCGCCTTTTGGGCCTTAGTATCTCGACACTATCCTACGAACCAGCGCCGAATGGGGATGCTCCAGTTCGTGATAAACTCATTGCACTCGCGGGAGAGAATAAGCGTTTTGGCCATCCAAGACTGTTTGTTCTTCTAAAGAAAGAGATGCCGGAAGTAAATCACAAGCGGTCTCACCGTATTTACAAGCAATCCGATTTACAACTTCAGAGAAGAAAACGCAAAAAACTTGGCACCCATCCGCGAATGCCACCAACCAGAGCCAGCGAGGCTGGCCAAGTCTGGGCCGTTGATTTTATGTTCGACTATCTGGAGAGTGGTCGAAAACTCAAAACGCTGACCATCATTGACGAGTATTCGAAAATATCTCCTGGAATTTTAGTGGAGCATTCAATCCGCGGAGTTGATGTGACGCAGTTTTTGGATCATTTGGCCGCCGGAGTCTACCCAAAGATTATCCGAACAGATCAAGGAACAGAGTTTACTTCGCGAGCGATGCTAGACTGGGCTTACCGTCACAATATCAGATTGGAGTTCACTCGGGTCAGAAAACCAAATCAAGTTATTGAGGCATTCAACTCAAGGGTGCGAGACGAGTGTCTTAACGAGAACGTCTTTTTCTCCCTTAGTGACGCCAGGGACAAGATCGACGATTGGCACTGGAGATATAATAACTTCAATCCACACTCAGCACTGGGAATGAAATCACCGATAGAGTTTGCAATGGAAAGAGAAACTATGTTAGCAAGTTAA
- a CDS encoding ATP-dependent nuclease: MSNSTIKRLVISNIGPFGRNPTSIEISDLVCLVGQNNCGKSTVLDCYELAIKSSSIPADKIHKGAEDDPYVELWIEVAEKTPNIADKWLINDYAEYPGTPIIRSRWTWSRKTLSCERTTYDKETNSFPTEEKASGLDSVFSSRLPKPLRIGALDQPDKEKSSLIKLILEPIIKDLKNKIADDTSNLSKALSAFKDTMDQELIGYADTLKEIQNEIDGQFTNVFNDSNVSVTITPNKDFFDLDSYLTRISDILIKEEDRFFKINSQGTGAQRTLFWSLLKVRSALQSKLDTNNQKEKRSHDLSEAKRQLSVLQNKENLTSTDKKKITALTSKVSVLENTTDETFNRGYVLMIDEPEIALHPSAVRAAKDQLYKLSQDSGWQVMMTTHHPAFIDPTKDHTTIVRVEKRSSTSHTFRSTAANFNESEKNQLSALLKFDSNFSEIFFANTVFVVEGDTEYALFQELIDTTVLSTTPKKGRTVIRAGGKSTIPLILRILRQFKIPHSILHDTDSPKTKSGKKKNPAYVINKQIAEETKLTTNENIKVIHRVSVPNFEVENDIPSSGEGKPLDAVLMLSNTPFKNAIETLIKELSGEIQNTKCGDKYEDHLKSWIEKNNLEKDPRFIFTP; the protein is encoded by the coding sequence ATGAGCAATTCAACAATTAAAAGACTTGTTATTTCTAACATTGGCCCTTTTGGAAGAAACCCAACATCCATAGAAATTTCAGATTTAGTTTGTCTTGTCGGACAAAACAATTGCGGCAAAAGCACGGTCCTCGACTGTTATGAGCTTGCCATAAAAAGTTCTTCTATCCCCGCAGATAAAATTCACAAAGGCGCAGAAGATGATCCCTATGTCGAATTATGGATAGAAGTAGCAGAAAAGACTCCTAATATTGCAGATAAATGGCTCATAAATGATTATGCAGAATATCCAGGCACTCCCATAATAAGGTCAAGGTGGACATGGTCACGAAAAACCCTATCCTGTGAAAGAACGACTTATGATAAGGAAACCAATAGTTTTCCTACAGAAGAAAAAGCATCTGGATTAGATTCTGTTTTTTCCAGCAGACTACCCAAACCTTTAAGAATAGGCGCTCTCGACCAACCAGACAAAGAAAAAAGTTCTCTAATTAAACTTATTCTAGAGCCAATCATAAAAGATCTAAAAAATAAAATTGCTGATGACACTTCGAATTTAAGCAAAGCTCTTTCTGCTTTTAAAGACACAATGGATCAAGAACTAATAGGTTATGCAGACACCCTAAAAGAAATTCAAAACGAAATAGATGGACAATTCACAAATGTTTTTAACGACTCCAACGTATCTGTAACGATTACACCTAATAAAGATTTTTTCGATTTGGACTCATACTTAACTAGAATTAGCGATATTCTAATAAAAGAAGAGGACCGATTTTTTAAAATTAATAGTCAAGGCACTGGCGCTCAGCGAACCCTTTTTTGGTCATTACTTAAAGTTCGTTCTGCCCTTCAATCGAAATTAGATACAAACAACCAAAAAGAGAAAAGATCCCACGATCTATCTGAAGCCAAGAGACAATTAAGTGTCTTGCAGAACAAGGAAAATCTTACTTCAACAGATAAAAAGAAAATTACAGCCCTTACATCAAAAGTTTCAGTTCTGGAAAACACAACAGATGAGACCTTCAATAGAGGATATGTCCTCATGATAGATGAACCGGAGATAGCTCTACACCCTTCCGCTGTAAGAGCTGCCAAAGATCAGCTATACAAGCTATCACAAGATTCAGGATGGCAAGTTATGATGACAACGCACCACCCCGCCTTCATTGATCCAACAAAAGACCATACTACCATTGTGCGCGTAGAAAAGCGTTCCTCAACTTCTCACACATTTAGATCTACAGCTGCTAACTTTAATGAATCAGAAAAAAATCAACTTAGTGCATTACTAAAATTTGACTCGAACTTCAGTGAAATTTTTTTTGCCAATACTGTTTTTGTAGTTGAAGGGGATACTGAATATGCTCTCTTCCAAGAACTTATAGACACAACAGTCTTATCAACAACACCTAAAAAAGGGAGAACGGTCATTCGAGCCGGAGGCAAAAGCACTATTCCACTCATTCTAAGAATACTTAGACAATTCAAAATACCACACTCTATTTTACACGATACGGATTCGCCGAAAACGAAGTCTGGAAAAAAGAAAAACCCCGCATATGTAATCAATAAACAAATAGCAGAGGAAACAAAATTAACTACTAATGAAAATATAAAAGTAATTCACCGAGTTTCAGTTCCTAATTTTGAAGTAGAAAATGATATTCCATCAAGTGGCGAAGGAAAACCTCTCGATGCTGTCTTAATGCTCTCGAATACTCCTTTTAAAAATGCAATTGAAACATTAATAAAAGAGTTATCCGGAGAAATACAAAATACAAAGTGTGGTGATAAATATGAAGATCATTTAAAGTCTTGGATTGAAAAAAATAATTTAGAAAAAGACCCTAGATTTATCTTTACCCCATAA
- a CDS encoding AGE family epimerase/isomerase: protein MNSIANNNIQQNIPPNVQQNIQQAKQWLTQNVFPIWFERGYESSTGCFVESIALTGEPLSNLDRRAMVQARQIYAMTEAVRLNLFARDKATPIIRKNIQMLIQQYRLPSGGYAHSINSALQVSNSDVDLYTQAFVLFGLARAYELLQDEQLVIEAKKLLNYLQESRSTGNGGHTEIKAGKTLYQSNPHMHLFEAALAWVAVSRENCWRQLADDLFDLCTTKFIDAETGFLAEHYLEPWTPQRIDGHFIFEPGHHFEWAWLLSQYQQLTGVPTAQYSQPLYESAEKYGLTPDKKFAVDEVLSNTEVHKKSSRFWPQTERIKAAVDLGLTQSSENQTAYAQVADTAFVTLFRYFEGLQAGLWQDTLQEDGKFQNQPAKASSLYHIINALSEYILKRPQLG from the coding sequence ATGAACTCAATCGCAAATAATAATATTCAGCAAAATATCCCGCCAAATGTTCAACAAAATATTCAACAAGCCAAGCAGTGGCTTACACAAAACGTATTTCCTATTTGGTTTGAGCGGGGTTATGAATCCTCAACTGGATGTTTCGTTGAATCGATTGCGTTAACGGGTGAACCTCTATCGAATCTTGATAGACGAGCAATGGTGCAGGCTCGCCAGATATATGCCATGACCGAAGCTGTTCGTCTGAATTTATTTGCTCGTGACAAGGCTACGCCGATTATCCGAAAAAATATCCAAATGTTAATTCAGCAGTATCGCTTGCCATCGGGTGGTTATGCCCATTCGATTAATTCAGCACTTCAGGTTTCTAATTCCGATGTGGACTTATATACGCAGGCCTTTGTGCTTTTCGGACTGGCGCGTGCCTACGAGTTATTGCAAGACGAGCAGTTGGTGATTGAAGCAAAGAAATTATTAAATTACCTGCAAGAAAGTCGCAGCACGGGAAATGGTGGCCATACCGAGATCAAAGCGGGTAAAACGCTTTACCAAAGTAATCCTCACATGCATCTGTTCGAAGCGGCACTGGCATGGGTGGCGGTCAGTCGTGAAAACTGCTGGCGGCAACTGGCAGATGACTTGTTTGACTTGTGCACGACAAAGTTTATTGATGCGGAAACAGGTTTTTTAGCTGAGCATTATTTGGAACCATGGACTCCGCAAAGAATAGACGGGCATTTTATTTTTGAACCGGGCCATCACTTCGAGTGGGCGTGGTTGCTCAGTCAGTATCAGCAGTTAACGGGTGTTCCAACAGCTCAGTACAGTCAGCCTTTATATGAAAGTGCTGAAAAGTACGGGCTGACGCCAGATAAGAAATTTGCAGTGGACGAGGTTTTAAGTAATACCGAAGTTCACAAAAAGAGCTCTCGTTTTTGGCCGCAGACTGAAAGAATCAAAGCGGCAGTGGATTTGGGACTGACTCAAAGCTCTGAAAACCAAACAGCCTATGCACAGGTGGCGGATACAGCTTTTGTAACTTTATTCCGTTACTTTGAAGGGTTACAAGCAGGTCTATGGCAGGACACTCTGCAAGAGGACGGAAAATTCCAAAATCAACCTGCAAAAGCGAGTTCGCTTTATCATATTATTAATGCTTTATCTGAATATATTTTAAAGCGCCCGCAGCTGGGATAA
- a CDS encoding peptidoglycan DD-metalloendopeptidase family protein, which produces MSQFTNQLLRTMSLALLLIGTCADFAMAQQRSPAPDIEQGDPLTVSARNGLNIRMQPNAARIGAIPHGRQVYAVGGPRLHPTGSDGMQYWLPVRYQNESNEWMTGWVYLRHVSPTETPEESESLAAKNRQTLITADDDGVKNTLSQAALTRAQVDSIDRTKPMQLTINVRTRARFRADPSLSGTILGRLTNNTNVEIIGRPQGEWIPIRVSGTNKVGWVHVSLLEAATAPLNPLELAEQHTDSSEHADELIEEYARRVRAQDTEAGVAGQCSSCQGSPAALEPIAVDEPYILPLTRNTYRVSSGYGNRRHPRTGRWRMHHGIDYAAPRGTNVMAVRSGRVVSIQNTCRVGRSSCGRGYGNHVLIDHGNGMTSLYAHLSEVSVAAGTPIRQGQVIGKVGSTGISTGNHLHLEIRQNGRSVNPTRYLPSR; this is translated from the coding sequence ATGAGCCAATTTACAAACCAACTTCTGCGCACAATGTCTCTTGCATTACTCCTTATCGGAACTTGCGCTGATTTTGCTATGGCTCAACAGCGCTCGCCGGCCCCTGATATCGAACAAGGGGATCCACTTACAGTGAGCGCGCGCAATGGCTTGAATATCCGCATGCAACCCAACGCCGCACGTATCGGTGCGATTCCACACGGGCGACAAGTCTATGCTGTGGGTGGACCTCGTCTTCACCCCACAGGTTCCGATGGAATGCAGTACTGGTTACCCGTACGCTATCAAAATGAATCTAACGAATGGATGACGGGTTGGGTTTATTTACGACATGTTTCACCAACAGAAACTCCAGAAGAGTCTGAAAGTTTAGCTGCTAAAAATAGACAGACTTTGATCACTGCGGATGACGATGGTGTGAAGAACACACTTTCCCAAGCTGCTCTAACACGGGCACAGGTCGATTCGATTGATCGGACGAAGCCAATGCAACTGACAATCAACGTGCGTACGCGTGCGCGCTTTCGTGCTGATCCTTCCTTAAGCGGAACGATCTTAGGTCGCTTAACGAATAATACAAATGTTGAAATTATCGGTCGCCCGCAGGGCGAGTGGATTCCTATCCGCGTTTCAGGAACAAATAAAGTCGGATGGGTGCATGTCAGCTTACTTGAAGCGGCCACAGCTCCTCTGAATCCCCTCGAGCTAGCAGAACAACATACGGACTCTTCCGAACATGCTGACGAACTTATTGAAGAGTACGCTCGCCGCGTGCGCGCACAAGACACGGAAGCTGGCGTTGCAGGTCAGTGTAGCTCTTGCCAAGGTAGCCCCGCCGCTTTAGAACCGATTGCTGTCGATGAACCTTATATCTTGCCTCTAACTCGCAATACCTATCGCGTTTCTTCTGGCTATGGTAATCGTCGCCACCCGCGCACAGGCCGCTGGCGCATGCACCATGGTATCGACTACGCAGCTCCGCGCGGAACAAACGTGATGGCTGTACGCAGTGGCCGCGTGGTTAGCATTCAAAACACATGTCGCGTGGGCCGCTCAAGCTGTGGCCGCGGTTACGGGAATCATGTTCTTATCGATCATGGAAATGGTATGACCAGTTTGTATGCCCACTTAAGCGAAGTCAGTGTGGCTGCGGGGACTCCTATCCGCCAAGGACAGGTCATCGGGAAAGTCGGCAGCACCGGTATTTCCACCGGCAACCACTTGCATCTTGAAATCCGTCAAAATGGTAGATCAGTGAATCCGACGCGGTACTTGCCGAGTCGGTGA
- a CDS encoding BON domain-containing protein has translation MQNRNRHNRHQSHQPTRREEFSQGYRSRLNNDYANNEGYRSFQDMSDSGLRSDFNSDRSDDGGYFYGPERSPSQMDWQRGQRNLPSSHRGYNDYSNIEHDRSYGAGYPRAGEFEQGRNATSSQYHGTRHDMNHADQGRFSSEVYGRGSQWGQASEHGQTSQRGQFSGKGPKGFRRSDDRIKEEVCEALEYDSDVDASEIDVSVKEGICTLTGSISSRQMKRQAEACAENVRGVQDVRNDLRVDTTLASQGMTNEMSSTEAGSRSTLNGNRNNLGRNASSTTSSTSSSTKQ, from the coding sequence ATGCAAAATAGAAATAGACACAATAGACATCAATCCCACCAACCCACTCGCCGTGAGGAATTTTCTCAAGGTTATCGCAGCCGTTTGAATAACGACTATGCTAACAACGAAGGTTATCGCAGCTTTCAAGATATGTCGGATTCTGGTTTAAGAAGTGACTTCAATTCCGATCGTTCAGACGATGGAGGATACTTCTACGGCCCTGAGCGTTCACCATCACAAATGGACTGGCAACGTGGCCAACGGAATTTGCCGAGCAGCCACCGAGGTTACAATGACTACAGTAATATCGAGCACGATCGTAGCTATGGCGCTGGATATCCACGCGCTGGCGAGTTCGAACAAGGTCGCAACGCCACCTCTTCACAATACCATGGCACTCGTCATGACATGAACCATGCAGATCAAGGAAGATTTTCTTCTGAAGTTTACGGACGCGGTTCACAATGGGGCCAAGCTTCAGAGCATGGTCAAACTTCACAAAGAGGTCAATTCTCAGGTAAAGGTCCGAAAGGGTTCCGTCGTTCAGATGACAGAATTAAAGAAGAAGTGTGTGAAGCCCTTGAATATGATTCTGATGTTGATGCATCTGAAATAGATGTATCCGTAAAAGAAGGCATTTGTACGCTGACCGGCTCCATCAGTTCACGTCAAATGAAACGTCAAGCGGAAGCCTGCGCAGAAAATGTTCGTGGTGTTCAGGATGTTAGAAATGATTTGCGTGTTGATACGACTTTAGCCAGTCAAGGCATGACTAACGAAATGTCTTCCACTGAAGCTGGTAGCCGTTCTACCTTGAATGGAAATCGTAATAATTTAGGACGTAATGCATCTAGCACCACTAGTTCTACATCTTCTAGTACAAAACAATAA